In a genomic window of Hyphomonas sp.:
- a CDS encoding EAL domain-containing protein, with translation MSSAYDLLWKLRGCLLGCLALLAFSFSGTSLSVDNYVSALRMQAATRAPSDTITIVTIDAESIAQAGEWPWPRERFATVLDNLNVAGAGLIALDVDFSARSNASGDAALLQAVEDNAGWIVLPAFLQQDFRQTNTPFAELADVAEVASVNVELSRDGRLRTYRRGYFYKDTYYPSLGGVLAGVAVGDTRSFTLDYSIASDQIDTISFEDVLNNRFDASLVAGRSILIGATALELGDLVSTPHSPATPGVFAHAQGYESLIQNRALTSPPASLMILLGMAVLLAGNAAARFLKLRTLFVLQLLLTSLTLVVPFIVQVFLPLSIPSSGLLFAIAWASGAGIWNAFARHRRALIEQEASYLTYMAEHDSETRMPNRRAFLSTLDAVQSRNPSSTLMVITFGIKRFGELRGAVGYANANSLIQTLAERLYETGLGPAHFHLGASVLGTFLEMDSGSRREDGLAKVRSALSQTIVIAGQPLHIDLRAGISLLDPDTKDGDEALKRASLSLDHSRQTRQDIVQWGDTEFEDPQLRLALLTEVTAGLDRGEFHLVYQPKFCTRTGVVLGVEALMRWNHPAFGFISPDRFITVAEDTGTIDTLTLWAIEQAIRDQANLRRMGHGMPIAVNMSARSLLDTSLCRQVADMITRANAEFAIEITETAVMEQPELAIRSSHIFRDAGIKLSIDDYGAGQSSIAYLKRFPANELKLDRTMIEDVLDSERDQMILRSTFDLAHALDMRVVCEGIEDIETFDVLKELGCDVIQGYLVGRPMTLAELIEHSRARSHPPAPPAAAPLLARAGT, from the coding sequence GTGTCATCTGCCTACGACCTGCTCTGGAAACTGCGAGGATGCCTGCTCGGCTGCCTGGCCTTGCTGGCATTCTCCTTTTCCGGAACATCTCTTTCAGTGGACAACTACGTGTCGGCCCTGCGCATGCAGGCAGCGACGCGGGCGCCCAGTGACACGATCACGATCGTCACGATCGATGCCGAGAGCATCGCCCAGGCCGGCGAATGGCCGTGGCCCCGCGAACGTTTTGCAACGGTCCTCGACAATCTGAACGTGGCCGGCGCGGGCCTGATCGCCCTGGACGTGGATTTCAGCGCGCGCTCGAATGCTTCCGGCGATGCGGCCCTGCTGCAGGCAGTGGAGGACAATGCCGGCTGGATTGTTCTGCCCGCCTTCCTGCAACAGGATTTCCGGCAGACCAACACGCCCTTTGCCGAGCTGGCAGACGTTGCCGAAGTCGCCAGTGTCAATGTGGAACTGTCCCGGGACGGCCGCCTGCGCACCTATCGGCGCGGCTATTTCTACAAGGACACCTATTACCCGTCCTTGGGCGGGGTCCTGGCCGGTGTTGCAGTGGGGGATACGCGCAGCTTCACCCTGGACTACAGCATCGCGTCCGACCAGATCGACACGATCAGTTTCGAGGATGTCCTGAACAACCGGTTTGACGCGAGCCTCGTTGCAGGGCGCAGCATCCTGATTGGCGCTACGGCCCTCGAACTCGGCGACCTCGTCTCTACGCCGCACAGCCCGGCGACGCCCGGCGTGTTCGCCCATGCGCAGGGATATGAAAGCCTTATCCAGAACCGTGCGCTGACCTCCCCTCCGGCGTCCCTCATGATCCTGCTGGGCATGGCGGTTCTACTGGCGGGGAATGCCGCCGCCCGGTTTCTCAAACTGCGGACGCTGTTCGTGCTGCAGCTGTTGCTGACCTCGCTGACACTGGTCGTGCCCTTTATCGTGCAGGTATTCCTGCCACTGAGCATTCCGAGTTCCGGCCTGCTGTTTGCGATTGCCTGGGCCAGCGGCGCTGGCATCTGGAACGCCTTCGCCCGTCACCGGCGCGCCCTGATCGAACAGGAAGCCAGCTATCTGACCTATATGGCCGAGCATGATTCCGAAACGCGCATGCCGAACCGGCGCGCATTCCTGTCGACCCTGGATGCCGTGCAGTCACGCAATCCGTCCAGCACGCTTATGGTCATCACATTCGGTATCAAACGATTTGGTGAGCTTCGCGGCGCGGTAGGCTATGCCAATGCGAACTCACTGATCCAGACCCTCGCTGAGAGGTTGTACGAAACCGGTCTGGGCCCCGCCCATTTTCATCTGGGTGCATCGGTGCTTGGCACATTCCTGGAAATGGATTCCGGCAGCCGCCGCGAAGACGGCCTCGCCAAGGTCAGGTCCGCCCTGTCACAGACCATCGTGATTGCGGGGCAGCCGCTTCACATAGACCTGCGGGCCGGCATCTCCCTTCTGGACCCGGACACGAAAGATGGAGACGAGGCGCTCAAACGCGCCTCCCTGTCCCTCGATCATTCAAGGCAGACGCGTCAGGACATCGTGCAATGGGGCGATACCGAGTTCGAGGATCCGCAGCTGAGGCTGGCCCTGCTGACGGAGGTCACGGCCGGCCTTGACCGGGGTGAATTCCACCTTGTCTACCAACCAAAATTCTGCACCCGGACGGGTGTTGTGCTTGGCGTGGAAGCCCTGATGCGCTGGAACCATCCCGCTTTCGGCTTCATTTCACCCGACCGGTTCATCACGGTTGCCGAGGACACGGGCACGATCGACACGCTGACCCTGTGGGCCATTGAACAGGCCATCCGGGACCAAGCGAATCTACGCCGGATGGGTCATGGCATGCCGATCGCAGTGAACATGTCGGCCCGGTCCCTGCTGGATACCAGTCTCTGTCGCCAGGTGGCAGACATGATCACTCGGGCCAATGCCGAATTTGCCATCGAGATCACGGAAACGGCCGTCATGGAACAGCCGGAGCTGGCGATCCGTTCGTCGCACATCTTCCGCGATGCCGGCATCAAGCTGTCGATTGACGATTATGGCGCCGGGCAATCCTCAATAGCCTATCTCAAACGGTTCCCGGCCAATGAGTTGAAGCTCGACCGCACCATGATCGAGGATGTGCTCGACAGCGAGCGGGACCAGATGATCCTGCGCTCGACCTTCGACCTGGCCCATGCACTGGACATGCGGGTGGTGTGTGAAGGCATCGAGGATATCGAAACCTTCGACGTGTTGAAGGAATTGGGGTGCGATGTCATCCAGGGATACCTGGTCGGGCGCCCGATGACGCTGGCCGAACTGATCGAGCATTCGCGCGCCCGGTCACACCCCCCTGCCCCGCCGGCGGCCGCGCCTCTGCTGGCCCGCGCGGGCACCTGA
- a CDS encoding FecR family protein: MFRSLVAAFLSLCLAGLALPALADSGSWTLVESDGVVRVMVPGSAIAKARPGMDLPTGTLVTTGKDGTATLERDAQRIGIAPESRLTLSASSGEMTLIRQDAGAAAYEVDRRKAKHFRVDTALIAAVVKGTVFTVSAGPDADSVHVSNGLVEVRSQADGRAVDVNPGEIASVARNAPDRIDVSGPKEASTPLQTPDVPAIDYAEASDQLLKPFSGSGRDEDGGARPASAGPEADFGDDGEGDAIVTAATDVALAIRNPSLGGQGDGNGNDLGGTDSGDADGNGNDLGGNDEDDDDGNGNDLGGNDEDDDDGNGNDLGGNDEDDDGNGNDLGGNDEDDDDGNGNDLGGNDEDDDDGNGNDLGGNDEDDDDDGNGNDLGGNDEDDDDDGNGNDLGNGNGDGNGNGLGNGNGQGDDNGNGNGVGGGDDDDDDDDNGNGFGIGIGLNLGGDGDDDDDDDDDDDDNDGGFGIGIGLNLGGDGDDDDDDDDDDDD; this comes from the coding sequence ATGTTCCGATCTCTGGTTGCAGCGTTCCTGAGCTTGTGTCTCGCCGGGCTTGCCCTGCCCGCTCTTGCCGATTCCGGCAGCTGGACCCTTGTGGAGAGTGATGGCGTCGTGCGGGTGATGGTGCCGGGTTCGGCCATCGCCAAGGCGCGGCCGGGCATGGACTTGCCCACGGGCACGCTGGTCACGACCGGCAAGGATGGGACAGCAACCCTCGAGCGCGACGCACAGCGCATAGGCATCGCGCCGGAGAGCCGGCTGACCCTGTCGGCGTCGAGCGGCGAGATGACCCTGATCCGGCAGGATGCCGGCGCGGCTGCCTATGAGGTTGACCGGCGGAAGGCGAAACACTTCCGGGTGGACACAGCGCTGATTGCCGCGGTTGTGAAAGGCACGGTGTTCACCGTGTCCGCCGGGCCGGATGCCGATTCCGTGCATGTGTCGAACGGTCTGGTGGAAGTGCGCTCGCAGGCAGATGGCCGGGCGGTGGACGTCAATCCGGGCGAGATCGCCTCGGTGGCGCGCAATGCGCCGGACCGGATCGATGTGAGCGGGCCGAAAGAAGCTTCGACGCCCCTGCAGACGCCGGATGTGCCGGCCATCGACTATGCGGAGGCATCCGACCAGCTGCTGAAGCCGTTCAGCGGCTCAGGACGGGACGAGGATGGCGGAGCGCGCCCGGCCAGCGCCGGACCGGAAGCCGATTTCGGGGATGATGGCGAAGGCGATGCGATCGTCACGGCAGCGACCGACGTGGCGCTGGCCATCCGCAATCCCAGCCTGGGCGGCCAGGGCGACGGCAATGGAAACGATCTTGGCGGGACCGATTCGGGCGATGCCGACGGGAATGGAAATGATCTCGGCGGGAACGACGAGGACGATGATGACGGGAACGGGAATGATCTCGGCGGAAACGACGAGGACGATGATGACGGGAACGGAAACGATCTCGGCGGAAACGACGAAGATGATGACGGGAACGGAAACGATCTCGGCGGGAACGACGAGGACGATGATGACGGGAACGGAAACGATCTCGGCGGAAACGACGAGGACGACGATGACGGGAACGGAAACGATCTCGGCGGAAACGACGAAGATGATGACGATGACGGAAACGGAAACGATCTCGGCGGAAACGACGAAGATGATGACGATGACGGAAACGGAAACGATCTCGGAAACGGAAACGGTGACGGCAATGGGAACGGCCTTGGCAACGGAAATGGTCAAGGTGACGACAATGGCAACGGGAACGGTGTCGGTGGCGGCGACGATGACGATGATGACGACGACAATGGGAACGGCTTCGGCATCGGTATCGGCCTGAACCTCGGCGGCGACGGGGACGATGATGACGACGATGATGACGATGACGATGATAATGACGGCGGCTTCGGCATTGGCATTGGCCTGAACCTCGGTGGCGATGGCGACGATGATGATGACGATGACGACGATGATGATGACTGA
- the thpR gene encoding RNA 2',3'-cyclic phosphodiesterase, producing MYRLFAALPVPEDLHDGLIDTQTDLPGASWRPAENFHITLRFFGDVTHARARDLDELLAGISCAPFEISLEGMGWFGRREPSAVWARVRENDALRSLSAQCERVARQLGLDPDRRPFTPHVTLAYLHGTPLAAARAWVERHHAYRSGPFWAEGFHLYSSHTGKGPSRYVAEADYVLA from the coding sequence ATGTACAGATTGTTCGCTGCCCTGCCCGTGCCGGAAGACCTGCATGACGGCCTGATCGACACGCAGACCGACCTGCCGGGTGCCAGCTGGCGGCCGGCCGAGAATTTCCACATCACGTTGCGCTTTTTCGGCGACGTCACCCATGCGCGCGCCCGTGACCTGGACGAATTGCTGGCCGGCATATCCTGCGCGCCGTTCGAGATTTCGCTGGAAGGCATGGGGTGGTTTGGCCGACGTGAGCCCAGCGCAGTCTGGGCCCGGGTGCGCGAGAATGACGCCCTGCGATCCCTGTCGGCCCAGTGCGAACGCGTGGCGCGGCAATTGGGACTGGATCCGGACCGGAGGCCTTTCACGCCGCATGTGACGCTGGCCTATCTACATGGCACGCCGCTGGCCGCCGCCCGGGCCTGGGTCGAACGCCATCATGCCTATCGCAGCGGTCCGTTCTGGGCAGAGGGGTTCCACCTCTATTCCAGCCATACGGGCAAGGGGCCCAGCCGCTACGTTGCCGAAGCCGACTATGTCCTGGCCTGA
- a CDS encoding ShlB/FhaC/HecB family hemolysin secretion/activation protein: MSSVVIVPAYASAGSLRGRLSAPELTAPACQLEEEGCFTLLGVTILGAVTISPKELSFSYSDQLAKPARMQELVAIAERITQAYRDRGYFLSQAVVLGDVTESGIATIRVFEGRISDVQVIGDRPDLAEPIMQGVADAPIADLPDIDRRLARIRAIRGLSVKSRIRPDPEDPARHELVLTTRFDPIEGYAGLSNRGSDRSGPLQAYAGIAFNSVLTDRDQIKLNLFTTPADLDEYTRVSAIYRYTFLEGDTLLLGASASQARDGYNPASSEIGGESLGVWLKYERPLVLSRKRRLYASAEFDAKHKEHEWTSGGGYRDELRVARVALRGLQSDDGVKTYVFVEVSSGLDILGASGPSVEARSRYNADATFTKVYARASHYRDIGKYFGLYGWVAGQAADGPLLSSEEFSVGGPLVGRGYGYGEISGDHGIAGLVELRAGFAPDHDLINFAQAYLSYDAAMVWNDTPYGQRTADLESAAIGLRLNVLDRLSAGLEFAKPLTLTPYDEDDKDWRQYFQVSVTY; the protein is encoded by the coding sequence GTGTCATCTGTAGTGATTGTTCCGGCTTACGCGTCGGCCGGGTCCCTGCGTGGACGCCTCAGCGCGCCGGAATTGACCGCGCCCGCCTGCCAGCTTGAGGAGGAGGGATGCTTCACGCTGCTTGGGGTGACAATTCTGGGGGCAGTAACAATTTCCCCCAAGGAACTGTCATTTTCCTACAGCGACCAATTGGCAAAGCCCGCCCGGATGCAGGAATTGGTGGCGATTGCCGAACGGATCACACAGGCCTATCGGGACCGCGGCTATTTCCTGTCGCAGGCGGTTGTGCTCGGAGACGTCACCGAATCCGGCATCGCGACCATCCGGGTGTTCGAAGGCCGGATCTCGGACGTTCAGGTCATCGGGGACCGGCCGGATCTTGCCGAACCCATCATGCAGGGCGTGGCGGACGCGCCGATTGCCGACCTGCCGGACATCGACCGGCGCCTGGCCCGCATCCGCGCCATTCGGGGCCTGTCCGTCAAGTCGCGGATCCGCCCCGACCCGGAAGATCCGGCGCGCCACGAGCTGGTCCTCACCACCCGTTTTGATCCGATCGAAGGCTATGCCGGTCTCAGCAATCGGGGATCGGACCGGTCCGGCCCGCTACAGGCCTATGCCGGCATTGCGTTCAACTCGGTCCTGACCGACCGTGACCAGATCAAGCTGAACCTGTTCACGACGCCGGCTGACCTTGATGAGTATACGCGCGTCAGCGCCATCTACCGCTATACATTTCTGGAAGGGGACACGCTGCTTCTGGGCGCATCTGCCTCGCAGGCCCGGGATGGCTACAATCCGGCCAGTTCGGAGATTGGCGGGGAGTCCCTCGGGGTCTGGCTGAAATATGAGCGTCCGCTTGTCCTGTCCCGCAAGCGCCGCCTGTATGCGAGCGCCGAGTTTGACGCAAAGCACAAGGAACACGAATGGACGTCCGGCGGCGGATACCGCGATGAATTGCGCGTAGCGCGCGTGGCCCTGCGCGGCCTTCAGTCCGATGATGGTGTAAAGACCTATGTCTTCGTCGAAGTGTCCTCCGGGCTCGACATTCTCGGAGCATCCGGCCCCTCCGTCGAGGCGCGGTCCCGCTACAATGCCGACGCCACATTCACCAAAGTCTATGCCCGGGCGTCGCATTATCGCGACATCGGCAAATATTTCGGCCTCTATGGCTGGGTGGCCGGTCAGGCGGCCGATGGTCCGCTCCTGTCGTCCGAGGAATTCTCGGTCGGCGGCCCGCTTGTTGGGCGCGGGTATGGCTATGGCGAGATTTCCGGCGATCACGGAATTGCCGGCCTTGTTGAGTTGCGCGCCGGCTTCGCGCCGGACCATGACCTGATCAATTTCGCGCAGGCCTATCTGTCCTATGATGCGGCCATGGTCTGGAATGATACGCCCTATGGTCAGCGCACGGCAGATCTGGAATCTGCCGCAATTGGCTTGCGGCTGAACGTGCTGGACCGCTTGTCGGCCGGGCTCGAATTCGCCAAGCCGCTGACGCTCACGCCCTATGACGAGGATGACAAGGACTGGCGCCAGTATTTCCAGGTCTCCGTGACCTATTAG
- a CDS encoding DUF2853 family protein, with amino-acid sequence MADASEYAENIKKYAKGYNQAAAEKIVGRLGIALRNRDSSLVACSDSGELDRIREKWCRGKLGLPHTQSELDAAIKAVCDKMSAEGGSKSRVTFYYLLAEHFDKLDMLAS; translated from the coding sequence ATGGCAGACGCATCCGAATATGCCGAAAATATCAAGAAATATGCGAAGGGCTACAATCAGGCCGCCGCGGAGAAAATCGTCGGGCGATTGGGGATCGCCCTCCGGAACCGGGACAGTTCCCTGGTTGCGTGCAGCGATTCCGGCGAACTTGATCGTATCCGGGAAAAATGGTGCCGCGGGAAGCTGGGTCTTCCGCACACGCAAAGCGAACTTGACGCCGCCATCAAGGCTGTTTGCGACAAGATGAGCGCGGAAGGCGGATCGAAATCCCGCGTGACCTTCTACTATCTGCTCGCCGAGCATTTCGACAAGCTGGACATGCTTGCAAGCTGA